The nucleotide sequence CCACATCCGGCGGCGACCTGGTGGCCGAATCTGTTCGGGGAGGTGGCCATCTTCCGCGTCTGCCGCGACAACTGTCCGCCCGACAAGCGCTGATCCACACTCGCCGCACCGCCTTTGGAAAGACGGCCGACAGGGAGCCCCTGCCGGCCGTTTCGCGTCATGACGCCGTCAATTCTCCCCGCGCCGCGATAGCGTTGCGCTATCCGGGCCATGCACAGACAGTCGCAACTAAAGTCTATATACTTTCGGGGTAAACGCAGCTGAGGATCACGGCTCGCACTTCCGGTGAGGTGCGCCGGCATCCCGAGGAGAGAGTGCATGAACTTCCATACCCGCAAATGGGTCAAGCCCGAAGACCTCAACCCCAACGGCACCCTGTTCGGTGGACGTCTGCTGGCCTGGATCGACGAAGAAGCGGCCATCTACGCCATCGTCCAGCTGGGGACTTCCCGCGTGGTGACGAAGTTCATGTCGGAGATCAACTTCGTCTCCAGTGCGCGCCAGGGCGATATCATCGAGCTGGGCATCACCGCCAGCGCCTTTGGCCGCACGTCCATCTCGCTGTGCGTCGAGATCCGCAACAAGATCACGCGTGAACGCATCCTGACCATCGACCGCATCGTGCTGGTCAGTGTTGATGCCGACTTCAAGCCGGTGCCCCACGGACGCACTCGTATCACGTATATCGAGGATCGCTTCCGCGAGCAGGCCGGCAGCAACGACAGCCAGGCCAATGACGCCGACGGGGATGCCACGCCGCAGAAAGCGGCCCGTCGTCGCGCGGAAGGCCAGGTCGACGTCAAGAGCGGCTGAGCGCAGCCCGGCTGATCGCAGCCCGACTGACCGCAGCCCGACTGATCGCAGTCCGACTGATCGCAGTCCGACTGAGCGACGCGATGCAAGAACGCAAAAGGCACCTCACAGGAGGTGCCTTTTTTCATGCCAGCGTTGCTCGCCCGGCCCGCTTTCTCAGCCTGGCAGATCCGGCGTGGCGATATCCGCCGCCTCACGCAGTCCCGCGCAGGCATCCTCCGTCTGAGCGACGGCCGGGGTGAACCACACCAGGTCATACGCCGGGGCCGCCCCCGCACTTTCCGGAAGATAGTCATCGAGCTGGGTCAGCGGCTGACCCTCCTCCCCCCAGGCCACCGGCATCAGTGCGATGGAGAGCGAATCCCGGGTCAGCCAGCGCGGCACGCCGATATCGCGACGCGCATGGCCACTGCCGGCCACCAGCAACGCCGTGGCATCGCGATTGGCCAGCGCCTCGAGACGCTCCGCCATCTGCTGATCACGCGCCAGCTGGGCACGCAGCAGACCATCCAGGCGCTCTGCCCCCAGCAGACCACAGTGGCCTTCATCCAGCGCCTCGCGCTGCAGCCTCAGCACGGCCTCCGGCAGTGCTGGCGCCGTCTGGTCCTGAGCCATCACCGCGCGCACCTGCTCTCTGGTCAGACTGGCGGACGAGAGGGGGGCGCCGCTGTCCAGCACACCACGCAACACGCTCGAGTAATCGGTGAATTTCCAGCGTGCATCCCATGCCAGCAGGCGCATCAGCTCCTCATCCGGCAGGCCCGCCACGGCCAGCGAGGTGCGATTGACCAGTGACAGCGCCGCATCCTGACGGGAATCCAGCATTTCCATCGCCACGCCACCCAACTGACGACGTGCCGCCAGTGCATCGATCAGCCAGCGCTCCAACAGATGATGATCCGGGTTGTCGTGATGCTCTCCCAGCAGCACCAGCGGATGCGCCTGCGCCCAGTCCACCAGTGCCGCCGGTGACAGGCGTCGATTGCCCTGCGCCACGAGAATGCTGCCCAGCAACGGATGTGAGGCGTCGGGATCATGCCAGGCAGGCAAGGGCGGAAGCGGCCCCGGCGGCGCTTGAGCCGCCTGCAGCGCCCCGCTCCCCAGCAACGAGAGACCGCCGACGCCGGCGACCATGCCAGCCAGCAACTGGCGACGCGTGAGGCCTGCCTGCCCAGCTGGGGCAGGACGGAGGAAGGCGGGACGATGAAATAGCGACATGAAGATAACCAGGCGTGAAGAAAGGCGATAATGGCCAACGGCGACACAGTCCATCGCGCACGGAAGGTCGAGCACTGCCAGCGGCAGCCGAGCATTCCCTGCTGGCCGTCATTGCCCCATGATACCCGATGCGAGCCCCCTGATGCCCGAACGCACCGCGTTCTTCACCAACGCCTCTCGCCCACTCAGAGGAGACCCGCATGACACGCCGCCTGCTCCGCCTGCCGCTGCCGGAGCTGCGCATCGGCTGCAGCCTGCCGATCAGGCTCGAGGATGGCCGCCCGGCCATGCTGATCCGGCTGGCCGATGGACTGCACGCCTATCTCGACGCCTGTCCCCACCGCGGCAGCCGCCTGATCGCTGACCCCGCCCATGACAAGCGCGAACACCGCGACCCCTATCTGGACGCCACCGGCGGACTGATCCTGTGTCATCGTCACCAGGCCTGCTTCGAGCCGCAGCAGGGCCTGTGCCTCAGTGGCCCCTGCACGGGGCAGCGACTGACCGCGCTGGACGTGACGATCGAGCGGCCTGACGGCTCGTCGGCGCAGCTGGTGCTGAAGAGTCGGCACTGAAGTGCCCCGCGATGATCAGAGTGAGCTCAGGCGTTACCCGTAGAAGCGCGCTTCGTGCAGCGGCAGCACCTCCTTGAGGGTCAACGACGCCTGCCAGAGCGGCTGCCCCGCGTCATCGTGACAGGGCGCCAGTGCGACCTGCATCCTCAGCGCCAGCACCTCGACACCGGCGGCCTGGGCCGCGGCGAAGGCCTCGGCATAGGCCGGGTCCAGGTGAGCCGCCGGCGCGACATCCTCGATGGCATCGTGCGCGACGCAGAACACCAGCACACAGCGATGACCGGCCGCGACCAGCGCGGCAAGACTGGCAAGGTGACGGCGCGCGCGCGTACTGACCGAGTCCGGAAAATACCCATGCCCATCCGACTCACGCAGGGTGAGCTGCTTGACCTCGACATAGATCGAGGCGGCCTGCTCATCGCGCGGCCATAGCTGGAAATCGAGCCGCGAGCGCTCCGCGACCTCACTGCCTGCTGGCATGACCTCGACCCGCGCCTCCCGCTCGATTCGCGCCAGATTCGTCAGCCCTCTCTCACGCAGCGCAGCATGCAGTGCAGGCGGGCACTCTGACGAGTCACCCTCCCGCAGGGCCGCCTCGACATGCGCATTGGCACGTCCGGTATGCACCGCCACCAAGGCCTCACGCCGACCGCCAGCCCCGGGAGGGTCCAGGGGCAGGCGAATCAGCTCCCAGGTCCAGGCAAGCTTGCGCTTCGGGTTGTTGGACGGTGACAGCCATACCTCACAGCCTTCCACGCACACGGCACGCATCGAGCCGGTATTCGGACAATGCGCCGTCACCACCTCGCCTGCCCGTATACCCTCGAGCAGCTCCACTTCAACGAAGAAGCGCTTGTAGCGCCGGATCAGCCGACCACGATACAACCCTGTCAACTGCATCAGGCAGATGCTCCCGCCGGGGCAGCACGCCGCTCCAGGAAGCGCTCAAGTCTCGTCAGGGCTTCGCGCAGACGCGCCTCATCGGCCGTGAAGGCGATCCGCACATGGCGACGTCCATCTGCCAGCGCGAAATCGGTCCCCGGCGTGATGGCAACGTTCTCTTCCTCCAGCAAGGCACGGCAGAAGGCCTCGCTGTCATGACTCAAGTGCGAGATATCCAGCCAGACGTAGAAGGCGCCCTGCGGGGGAACCGACGGTGCCAGCCCGAGACGTTCGAGTCCGGCCAGCAGCACGCCGCGCCGCGCCTCCAGCACCTGGCGACGGCGTTCGAGCTCGGCCTCGCACTCCGGCGTGAAGGCCGCCAGCGCCGCATGCTGTGCGGGGGTGGAGGCGGCCAGAAAGACATTCTGGGCCAGGCGCGACAACGGCTCGACCGCCGCTTCCGGCGCCACCAGCCAGCCCAGTCGCCAGCCGGTCATGCCGAAATATTTCGAGAAGCTGTTGATCACGAAGGCATCCGGACACTCCGCCAACGCCGTATGTGCAGGCACGCCATAGGTCAGGCCCTGATAGATCTCATCGACCAGCAGGTGAGCGTCCCGGGCTCTGC is from Cobetia marina and encodes:
- a CDS encoding acyl-CoA thioesterase, producing the protein MNFHTRKWVKPEDLNPNGTLFGGRLLAWIDEEAAIYAIVQLGTSRVVTKFMSEINFVSSARQGDIIELGITASAFGRTSISLCVEIRNKITRERILTIDRIVLVSVDADFKPVPHGRTRITYIEDRFREQAGSNDSQANDADGDATPQKAARRRAEGQVDVKSG
- a CDS encoding ChaN family lipoprotein: MSLFHRPAFLRPAPAGQAGLTRRQLLAGMVAGVGGLSLLGSGALQAAQAPPGPLPPLPAWHDPDASHPLLGSILVAQGNRRLSPAALVDWAQAHPLVLLGEHHDNPDHHLLERWLIDALAARRQLGGVAMEMLDSRQDAALSLVNRTSLAVAGLPDEELMRLLAWDARWKFTDYSSVLRGVLDSGAPLSSASLTREQVRAVMAQDQTAPALPEAVLRLQREALDEGHCGLLGAERLDGLLRAQLARDQQMAERLEALANRDATALLVAGSGHARRDIGVPRWLTRDSLSIALMPVAWGEEGQPLTQLDDYLPESAGAAPAYDLVWFTPAVAQTEDACAGLREAADIATPDLPG
- a CDS encoding Rieske (2Fe-2S) protein — translated: MTRRLLRLPLPELRIGCSLPIRLEDGRPAMLIRLADGLHAYLDACPHRGSRLIADPAHDKREHRDPYLDATGGLILCHRHQACFEPQQGLCLSGPCTGQRLTALDVTIERPDGSSAQLVLKSRH
- a CDS encoding DNA/RNA nuclease SfsA, which gives rise to MQLTGLYRGRLIRRYKRFFVEVELLEGIRAGEVVTAHCPNTGSMRAVCVEGCEVWLSPSNNPKRKLAWTWELIRLPLDPPGAGGRREALVAVHTGRANAHVEAALREGDSSECPPALHAALRERGLTNLARIEREARVEVMPAGSEVAERSRLDFQLWPRDEQAASIYVEVKQLTLRESDGHGYFPDSVSTRARRHLASLAALVAAGHRCVLVFCVAHDAIEDVAPAAHLDPAYAEAFAAAQAAGVEVLALRMQVALAPCHDDAGQPLWQASLTLKEVLPLHEARFYG
- a CDS encoding aminotransferase class I/II-fold pyridoxal phosphate-dependent enzyme, translating into MQFARRLESVAAFRVMTLLEAAQAREAAGHDVIHLEVGEPDFPTPAPVIAAGQAALAAGQTRYTPACGLPALRDAIAADYQRRHGVTVSPSRIIVTPGASGALLLATLLCAERGDSVLMADPTYPCNRHFMGLVDAQLDVVPVSAESGWQLTAELADEVWRENTRAVMVASPSNPTGHVLSPQELQALGELCRARDAHLLVDEIYQGLTYGVPAHTALAECPDAFVINSFSKYFGMTGWRLGWLVAPEAAVEPLSRLAQNVFLAASTPAQHAALAAFTPECEAELERRRQVLEARRGVLLAGLERLGLAPSVPPQGAFYVWLDISHLSHDSEAFCRALLEEENVAITPGTDFALADGRRHVRIAFTADEARLREALTRLERFLERRAAPAGASA